Within the Arachis duranensis cultivar V14167 chromosome 10, aradu.V14167.gnm2.J7QH, whole genome shotgun sequence genome, the region catcacattcatcaagttgaagtgcaacgtatatctttgaataagaacaaaagagaattgaatagaaaataatagtaattgtattgaaacttgaggtacagcagagctccacacccttaatctatggtgtgtagaaactccaccgttgaaaatacataagtgagaggtccaggcatggccgaatggccagcccccgtGATCTGAGAACAAAtcatcccaagatgtctaatacactagtaaaaagttctatttataataaactagctactagggtttacatgagtaagtaattgatgcataaatccacttccagggcccacttgatctatccacaagctgaggcttttcttggagttgaacgccgagttatagcgtgtttctggcgttcaactccgggttgtgacgtgtttctgacgtttgactccagacaacagcatgtacttggggttgagcgccactttacgtcctcaattcccgaataaagtatgaactattatatattgctggaaagatctgaatgtctactttccaacgccattaagagagcttcatttagagttttgtagctccagaaaatccattttgagtgcagggaggtcagattccaacagcatcaggagtctttttgtcagcctttttcagagttttgctcaagtccctcaattttagccagaaattacctgaaatcacagaaaaacacacaaactcatagtaaagtccagaaatgtgaattttacataaaaactaatgaaaacatccctaaaagtagcttgaacttactaaaaactacctaaaaacaatgccaaaaagcgtataaattatccgctcatcagctatcAATCATGTGGGCCCCTTTCTCTCTCCtgaaaataaaaccaaaacTCTATCAGTAATGACAAAAGAATCCTCCATATTACTTGTTaatatgaatgaatgaatataCAACTGATGAgtgtcccttgggacaccaaacttaatcccAGTGCATCATAATAAATTGGGttttttaatgtgttcataaAGGGTAAAATAATTCCAATCCTTTcatatcctttttcttttaaccTCTTCTGAACACAATTAAATCACGTTCATGTTCTCACCAATATATTAAATGCTTTCAAATTGAGTAATATTGGGCTTGCTTAGGTGATCTTTGTATggtggtggccacaccaaacttaatttctgGGCTTACacttcaaaattaatttatccaaatagttgtaagcctagattaagtgggtaagtggccacaccaaacttagcctTTTAGCTAGTTCACAGCCCAATCACTCATCATCAGTAAATGTATTCATCAAATTGCATTTCCAGAATAGAAGAAAACAGAATGTAAGGGTCTCCTAACTACCAAAATTGACATTAGACTTCCTAATCTACCACCTACAATCTACTTCTAGAAGGCAACGAAACACAATTATTaaaactgaaacttaaactaCCTAAATCGACAATTTTAAACTACTTCTAAGAAAGTAGTAATTCAAAAGGATATAAAGTGTTGTGGTGCCCCCCAactagcgcttctttactgtcactagcttgacactcCTCCATCTTTAGTTGAGCTTGTAGCTCGCTCTCTGCTCCTCCAAAGAGCCTCTCAAGTAATGTTTGAGCCTATGGCCATTGACAGTGAAAGTTCTCTGAGTTTTGTCCTCCATGAGTTCTACATGACCATATGGGGATGCCTTAAGGACAGTAAAAGGTCTTGACCATCGAGACTTAAGTTTCCTTGGGAAGaatttgagtcttgagttgaaTAGTAGCACTTTCTGACCTTCCTCAAACTCTCTCCTTGCTATCTTTTGATCATACCATCTCTTAGCTTTTTCCTTGTAgattttggcattttcatatGCTTGAGATCTAAGATCTTCCAATTCTTGCAATTGCAAGATCCTTTTCTCCCCTGCAGCATTTCCATAAAAGTTTAGTAGCTTGAGTGCCCAAAAGTCTTTCTGTTCAAGCTCAAGGGGTATATGACATGCCTTCCCGTACACCAACTGATATAGGGTCATGCCtattggtgttttgaaggctatcctatatgcccaaagagcGTCATCCAGTCTCTTCGACCAGTCCTTTCTTTAAGCTCCCACGGTTTtctctaggattctttttaactCTCTGTTTGATATCTCAGCCTGCCCACTTGTTTGAGGGTGATAAGGTGTTGCAACCTTATGTTTCACTCCATATCTCAAAAGTAAGGTCTCTGATGGTCTGTTGCAGAAGTGTgtccctccatcactaatgagggCTCTAGGAATTTCAAACCGGCTGAAGATGTTTCTCCTAAGGAAGCTCACAACCACCCCATTGTCATCTGTTGGGGTTGCAATAGCCTCTACCCACTTAGAGACATAGTCCACTACCACTAAAATGTACTTATTGTGTATGAGGTggggaatggacccatgaagtcaatcccccatacatcaaatagttCAAGTTCTAGTATGAATTGTTGTGGCATCTAGTTTTTCTTAGGTAGGTTCTCAGCTCTTTAGCATTCATCACATCTTGACACCAATTCCGTTGCATCCTTGAAAATGGTTGGCTAGTAGAACCCACATTGTAGCACCTTGGCTGCGATTCTTTCCCCACTAAAATGGCCTCCATATGCAGATCCATGACATTGTCAAAGAACTTCTTGTCCTTCCTCATGGGAAATGCACCTTCTCAAGATTTCATTAGCATACTTTTTTGAACAAATAGGGCTCATCCTAGATATAGTGTTTagcatctttgattagctttcTCCTCAAGTGTTTGTTGATGTTGGTTGGTAGTTTCCCAATAGCCTTAAAGTTAgctatgtctgcaaaccaaCGGGCTTCTTGGATCATCATCAACTGCTCATCAGGGAAGCTCTCATTCACTACAAATTGgtgtgcctcttcttcttcttggggaatccttgagaggtggtcagccactttcttctttgctccactcctatctttaatttcaATGTCAAAATCTTGGAGTAGCAGGatccatcttatgagtctgggctTGGACTCTTGTTTGGTAAGTAAGTATTTCAGtgctgcatgatcagtgaatacaattactttagagccaataagatatgatctaaatttatcaaaagcaAAGACAATGGCAAGTAATTCCTTCTCGGTGGTGGtatagttcctttgattctcattaaggaccttgctggcatagtaaatgacatgcaccAATTTGCCATTCTTCTGTCCTAAAATAGCCCCCACAGCAAaatctgatgcatcacacatcaactcAAAGGGTAAATCCCATCATGGTAGTGCTATGATAGGCGCAAAAGAGAGTTTGTTCTTAAGTTCTTCAAAGGCTAACATGCATTCATTGTCAAAAACAAAAGGTGCATTAGAGACAAGTAGGTTGCTCAAAGGTTTGGCAACCTTGGAGAAGTCTCTAATGAACCTCCTGTAGAAGCCAGCATGCCCTATAAAACTTCTAATTGCTTTGACATTACAAGGTGGGGGCAACTTTTCAATCACCTCCACCTTAGCCTTGTCCATCTCTATGCCCCTTTTTGAGATCTTATGACCAAGAACCACCCCCTCTGTAACCAAAAAATGGCATTTCTCCCAATTCAAAACAAGGTTGgtttcttggcatctctttaacACCAAGGCTAAGTGGTGCAAGCATTTAGAATATGAGTTACCAAacacagagaagtcatccataaacacttcaaggaatctttCAATCATGTCTGAAAATATGGAGAGCATGcatgacgttaggatttttgctagtaaagaatttgtaaaaatatagtcgcgttgtgagtatagattctaaaccaatagaaaatcccatcgtacaaacgttttggttgtcacaagtaacaaacacctttaaaattgataactgttccgagggttacctgaaactgtaggtcgatctcgtccgagatcttCTATGCGGATCAGAGCtattgtgtctgacttgttagACTGGGTGacggtgctgatccttcgtccccggagggtgggggtacctgtaagggactccgatgcttaagttagcaagggtattaaacatgatttgagtagaatcagagtattcgttatacctgggtgctccagtgtatttataatggtgagatgtggcctcctgtggataagataagttagttatcttatcttatctttatcttatctttaagtgaggtcatctttatctttcaagggaaccgccttcatctctatgggcttgggctgcccttggatttgggatgtgttcctctatttggacccttttgtttgggctttcctatgacttggccaagctctttgagaagaggtcgggttgtcctgacctgaagaggtcagtcgctttatctgtagaacatcccggg harbors:
- the LOC107469916 gene encoding uncharacterized protein LOC107469916; the protein is MTLYQLVYGKACHIPLELEQKDFWALKLLNFYGNAAGEKRILQLQELEDLRSQAYENAKIYKEKAKRWYDQKIARREFEEGQKVLLFNSRLKFFPRKLKSRWSRPFTVLKASPYGHVELMEDKTQRTFTVNGHRLKHYLRGSLEEQRASYKLN